TATATATTGATTCATTAATGCATAGGAAGCCTTAAATGCTTGGTTATTTTTGAGTGTGTAAGCTGTCGAGATGCGAGGTTCCGGATTTATATAAGTTTTGTCTTTCAATGCAAAGCTTGATAAGCGTAATCCCCAATTTACTTTCCATTTTAAATCTGGTTTCCAATAATCTTCTATATATATTCCCGACTCCAAGGCATTTGTAAATTTCTTATTCGTATTGTTCAATGAAGAATCTATAGTGGTTTTAACCGTGACTGCACTGGGGGTGAAATGATGGAAAGTAGCCAAAAACCCAAATTTAAAATGGTGTTTGTTATTATAGTAATAATCAAAATCGTGTTTAATGTTCAAATCGCGAATACCAGAAACATAATCCAACTTATAATAATCTACACCGAAATTAAACTGTTCGTATACTTTAAAATTATAATTACTATATATAAAAGAAGTATTGCTAAAGCATTTACTATTATATAAATGGTTCCACCTCAAAGTCCCTGTAACATTGCCCCAATTAAGGCCTGCGGCTAATTTAAAATCTTGTTCTTTATAGCTTGTAAAAAAAACATCACGCCCAAAATAACCACTTAAGTATAACCTATTTTTTTTATTATAATCGTAATTTACTTTGGCATTTAGGTCATAAAAATTATAACCTCCATCGGCTCCAGGTGCTGTATTTCTAATAAGTGGTCGGAGTATCAAATCCAAATAAGTACGTCTTGCCGATATAAGAAATGATGCTTTGTTTTTAATGAGCGGGCCTTCTAAAGTAAAGCGTGAAGATATACTTCCTATCCCACCTTCGCCATGAAACTTGGTTTTATTTCCTTCCTTCATTTGCATCTCAATCACACTGCTTAGTCGGCCCCCATAGCGTGCAGGGAATCCGCCTTTGGTGAGTTCTACACTTTTGAGGGCATCGCCATTGAACAAGCTAAAAAAACCAAACAAATGATTGGCATTATATACCGGAGCATCGTCAAGTATAATTAAGTTTTGGTCGGGGCCGCCGCCTCGCACATATATACCACTGCTGCCTTCGCTACCTTTTTGCACACCGGGTAATAATTGTAATACTTTTAATACATCTTTTTCTCCCAGCAGTGCAGGCAAATCTTTAATAGTTTGCACAGGTATATTAATCTGGCTCATCTGTGCATCTTCACTTACTTTGGGCTCTTTTTTCCCTTTAATATTAACGCTTTCCATTTTGGCCGTTTGCATAACCATTTCTACTATCAGCTCTGTATCTTTTTGTATATTTATATTGATGATCTCCTTTTCAAAACCACTGAATGCAAAAACCAATTGATGCTGTCCACTATCCACCTGAACCGAATAAAATCCATACTTGTTTGCTTGTACCGAAACTGACAAAAATGGTACTGCCACATTCACACCAGTCAAAGGTTCTCGGCTACCCTTTTCATATATATAACCACTTACTGAATATTTTTTTTGTGCAAAGCATATAATGGGGAACAATGATATAAATATTGCGAGTGTTTTTAACTTCATATAATGTATTGAGTGTTTATATATAATTTTATTTATATTTTTCGTGAATGTAATTCGTAATTTAATGAGAAGTCCATCTTTTAACGTAAACAGTTGGGTTCGTTTGCAAAAGTATTTGTTTATAGCTGATGTTCAATGAGAAAAATTATTCTGAGTGGATTCTGATTGCCGCGGCGAATTGATTCATTGTGAAGAATATTTTGAACTCGGAGACGATATTAAAAGATTCTTTGCGGCCAGGACCAATCGGGGCACTCAGAATGACGTGTATTACATTACCCCATTTCATATACCACCAAACCAGTCCTTATCTTGGGTTCTATCCAAGTAGATTTGGGAGGCATGATGAGATGATGTTCTGCTACTTCTTTTAGTTCATCAATAGATGTTGGATAAAGTGTAATTGCCAAATCTGCTTCTCCACTATCTATCTTATCCTGCAAAGTACCTATTCCTTTTCCTCCATCCAAGAATGAAAGTCGCTTATCGGTTTTACTATCGGTAACATGTAATATATTGTTTAAAATATATTTTTCAACGATACTCACATCCAATTTACCCAAAATATCTTCAGGCATATATTCATCTTTTAAGTTAAGTTGATAGGCATGTCCTTTTATATATAAGCCAAACTCTCCTTTCTGTAAAGGCTGGAAAGGCAGGTGTCCGCATCGGGACACATTGAAAAATACTTTTACTTGGTCTAAAAACTCTCTTTCATGAACTTCATTATCTTTTACCAAACGATGGTATTCATATATTGTTAATTTGGAAAAAGGAATCAGACAAACTGGAAAAAAATTGAATGCTGCATTTCTATCATCATCACTCTCACGGCGATATTCACAGTATGATGCCGCACCTGCACTTCGGTGATGTCCGTCGGCAATATACAATTGTTTCATGCCTGCGAATTGTTCGGTAATTTCTGCAATTTCAGCAGCATCGTTTACAGGCCACAAATTATGTTTTATTTGATCTTCACTCAGGAAATTATATTCGGGTTTGCGTTTGGTAGCATTAGCTATAATACGTTCAATGGCCGCATTGTCAGGATAAGTAAGCAGTACAGGGCAACCGATTGTTTTAATATATTTTACATGTTCCATCAACTCATTCTGTTTTTCAGTGAGTGTATTTTCATGTTTTAATATTATTCCGTTCAAATAATCATCAACTGATGCGGCAGCAATAATTCCTGTATATGCTTTGGAGCCGACAATATTTCTATATATATAATAAGATGCTTCTTCTTCTCTAATTAATACATTTTGATCTAATAGTTTTTCTAAATATTCCCTCCCAAATGTATAATGTTTTTCTGGAATTTTAAACTCATCATCAAAGTGTAAAAATGGTTTTACCAC
This portion of the Bacteroidota bacterium genome encodes:
- a CDS encoding TonB-dependent receptor plug domain-containing protein, translating into MKLKTLAIFISLFPIICFAQKKYSVSGYIYEKGSREPLTGVNVAVPFLSVSVQANKYGFYSVQVDSGQHQLVFAFSGFEKEIININIQKDTELIVEMVMQTAKMESVNIKGKKEPKVSEDAQMSQINIPVQTIKDLPALLGEKDVLKVLQLLPGVQKGSEGSSGIYVRGGGPDQNLIILDDAPVYNANHLFGFFSLFNGDALKSVELTKGGFPARYGGRLSSVIEMQMKEGNKTKFHGEGGIGSISSRFTLEGPLIKNKASFLISARRTYLDLILRPLIRNTAPGADGGYNFYDLNAKVNYDYNKKNRLYLSGYFGRDVFFTSYKEQDFKLAAGLNWGNVTGTLRWNHLYNSKCFSNTSFIYSNYNFKVYEQFNFGVDYYKLDYVSGIRDLNIKHDFDYYYNNKHHFKFGFLATFHHFTPSAVTVKTTIDSSLNNTNKKFTNALESGIYIEDYWKPDLKWKVNWGLRLSSFALKDKTYINPEPRISTAYTLKNNQAFKASYALMNQYIHLLSNTGIGLPTDLWIPTTSFLKPQQSQQVALGYARDIPKYNLALTVEGYYKTMKNIIGYKEGASLLGIGDIFDDPSQAGKDKWKKVVTQGRGWSYGTEFLLQRKVGQFTGWIGYTLSWTQLQFADLNFGQKFYARYDRRHDMSVVGIYKPNASWTFSFVWVYGTGNAITLQNSQYNLILHEPNGGNNQGGWGNFMTGETYGAKNSSRMGAYHRMDIGIKHFKKHKHYDSYWDLSIYNAYNHYNPFFYFTQTDINGLVQLKQITLFPILPTITYGFKF
- a CDS encoding DUF1015 domain-containing protein, producing MASIIPFKAIRPAKDLADVVSAASESGHREEAKKHIKKNPNSYLNVVKPFLHFDDEFKIPEKHYTFGREYLEKLLDQNVLIREEEASYYIYRNIVGSKAYTGIIAAASVDDYLNGIILKHENTLTEKQNELMEHVKYIKTIGCPVLLTYPDNAAIERIIANATKRKPEYNFLSEDQIKHNLWPVNDAAEIAEITEQFAGMKQLYIADGHHRSAGAASYCEYRRESDDDRNAAFNFFPVCLIPFSKLTIYEYHRLVKDNEVHEREFLDQVKVFFNVSRCGHLPFQPLQKGEFGLYIKGHAYQLNLKDEYMPEDILGKLDVSIVEKYILNNILHVTDSKTDKRLSFLDGGKGIGTLQDKIDSGEADLAITLYPTSIDELKEVAEHHLIMPPKSTWIEPKIRTGLVVYEMG